From the Bacillota bacterium genome, one window contains:
- a CDS encoding tyrosine-type recombinase/integrase, with protein MTNIENIASLKNLVAQFLSYKRAQGYKYTSNEESLSRFIKFSADFGLSECGLSKELIEAYCSKRPDEAPKNHSNRVSDFKQFAIYLNELGYEVYIPTTNKVLKLRSSFVPYIFTHDEILRIFRTVDNLKPNSRYNSAVVYPVLIRMLYGCGLRISEALNLRVGDVDLVNGVLTIKKSKFDKDRLIPMSESLNSICKKFYKQIHNNATENDYFFKNKNGSRRSEHTVSIWFHEILWSSGIPYGGKGKGPRLHDVRHVFCCHTLKEMSDKGIDLYCALPVLSTYLGHSSITATEKYLRLTEELYPDIIKRMRDTTSYVYPEVYKVEAH; from the coding sequence ATGACAAACATTGAAAATATTGCTTCTTTAAAAAATCTGGTTGCGCAATTCTTATCTTACAAGCGAGCACAGGGATATAAATATACGTCAAATGAGGAAAGTTTGAGTAGATTCATCAAGTTTTCAGCTGATTTCGGACTATCGGAATGCGGTCTTTCAAAAGAATTGATTGAAGCATATTGTAGCAAGCGTCCTGATGAAGCACCCAAGAATCACTCAAATAGGGTGAGTGATTTTAAACAGTTCGCCATATATTTAAACGAACTTGGATATGAGGTATATATTCCAACTACAAACAAAGTCCTAAAACTCCGGTCATCCTTTGTCCCATACATATTTACGCATGATGAGATTTTAAGGATTTTTAGGACAGTTGATAATCTAAAACCAAATTCACGTTACAATAGTGCAGTTGTTTATCCGGTATTGATAAGAATGCTATACGGCTGTGGTTTGAGGATCTCGGAAGCACTTAATTTGAGAGTTGGAGATGTAGACTTGGTTAACGGTGTCCTGACTATTAAAAAATCGAAATTTGATAAGGACAGGCTTATTCCGATGTCGGAGTCTCTGAACTCCATATGTAAAAAATTCTATAAACAGATACACAATAACGCAACTGAAAATGACTACTTTTTTAAAAACAAAAATGGCAGCCGGCGTAGTGAACACACAGTGTCTATTTGGTTTCACGAGATTCTTTGGTCAAGTGGAATCCCTTATGGTGGAAAAGGTAAAGGACCCAGGCTTCATGATGTCCGTCATGTATTTTGTTGCCACACATTGAAAGAAATGTCTGATAAAGGCATTGACCTGTACTGCGCCCTTCCTGTATTATCCACCTACCTGGGTCATAGTTCGATAACAGCGACAGAAAAGTATCTTAGACTCACAGAGGAGTTATATCCCGACATAATCAAACGTATGCGTGACACTACCTCATACGTTTATCCGGAGGTGTATAAAGTTGAAGCCCACTGA